The proteins below are encoded in one region of Fibrella aestuarina BUZ 2:
- a CDS encoding Ig-like domain-containing domain produces MYSENPNLNHPAAQYRTPSLWGVFLLLFIAVMASRCAQVAQPPGGKKDTLAPKLIASIPKMRATNVKPKQVELYFDEYINAENFSQKTIITPGSGITFDSRIKPTGVVLIFNEPLKDSTTYTISFTDGIKDASERNPATNLKLVFSTGPQLDSLNISGRVTNILSGTTVEDALVGLYAPNDTLDAQRTKPIYYSKTDTSGLFSIENIKAGEYDILAFTDRNSNFVFNPDKEEIGFYSQRISLTKNVNDVALTLFPQNTSPVRISRSESRSDAYTINLNKGIASYSARFRNSADSLPSFLQSPTQVKFFRTKQTTDTLSIQLAVEDSLGQRYSLRHTINFRQKSKREKPEDFVVKVSPPNSDAVEPNFEWTVSFSKPVKTIRNEQVQFSIDSLSTANLASYTSVLGLSDTELKTQVTTKAKKFIRIKWQKDAFESVLGDTVAVNTITYPIVNPENFGILRGRVTTKEPNFFVELVDERQTVIRTLRNTATYEFKNLKPAKYRLRLIIDRNNNGKWDTGRYDQRLQPEPIYYYPGGLINVKQNFELEEINLSDQ; encoded by the coding sequence ATGTATTCAGAAAACCCTAATCTCAATCATCCTGCTGCTCAATATCGAACGCCCTCTTTGTGGGGCGTTTTCTTGTTACTCTTCATCGCCGTGATGGCCAGCCGCTGTGCGCAGGTAGCCCAACCACCAGGGGGTAAGAAAGACACACTGGCCCCTAAACTGATTGCCAGCATTCCAAAAATGCGAGCTACCAATGTAAAGCCGAAGCAGGTCGAGTTGTATTTTGATGAATACATCAATGCCGAAAATTTTAGCCAGAAAACAATCATCACCCCTGGGAGCGGCATTACGTTCGACAGCCGGATTAAGCCTACCGGCGTGGTACTGATCTTTAATGAACCACTGAAAGACAGTACTACCTACACCATCAGCTTCACGGATGGGATCAAGGATGCGAGCGAACGCAATCCAGCGACTAATCTGAAGTTGGTCTTCAGCACCGGGCCTCAACTAGATTCGCTCAACATTAGTGGACGCGTGACAAACATCCTCAGCGGCACCACAGTGGAAGATGCCTTGGTGGGTCTGTACGCACCCAATGATACGCTCGATGCCCAACGCACAAAGCCCATTTACTACAGCAAAACTGACACATCAGGGTTGTTTTCCATCGAAAATATCAAAGCGGGGGAGTACGATATTCTGGCGTTCACCGATCGAAATTCCAACTTCGTTTTCAATCCGGACAAAGAGGAGATCGGCTTCTATAGCCAGCGAATCAGCCTGACGAAAAACGTGAATGACGTCGCACTGACGCTTTTTCCACAGAACACATCGCCAGTGCGCATTAGTCGAAGTGAGTCCCGATCGGACGCCTATACCATCAATCTAAACAAAGGTATCGCCAGCTATTCTGCTCGTTTTCGCAATTCAGCTGATAGTCTACCGTCGTTCCTGCAAAGCCCAACCCAGGTCAAATTTTTCCGTACCAAGCAGACCACTGATACGCTCTCTATTCAACTTGCGGTGGAGGATTCGCTGGGGCAACGCTATTCGTTACGGCACACCATCAATTTTCGGCAAAAAAGCAAACGCGAAAAACCGGAGGATTTCGTCGTAAAAGTGTCACCGCCAAATAGCGATGCGGTTGAGCCCAACTTTGAGTGGACCGTCTCGTTCAGCAAGCCGGTAAAAACGATTCGGAATGAACAAGTGCAGTTTTCGATCGACAGTCTTAGCACCGCCAATTTGGCTAGCTATACATCGGTACTTGGCCTGAGCGATACCGAACTCAAGACGCAGGTAACGACCAAAGCCAAAAAATTCATTCGAATCAAATGGCAAAAAGACGCCTTCGAAAGTGTGCTAGGCGATACGGTCGCTGTGAATACAATAACGTACCCAATTGTTAACCCAGAGAATTTCGGTATCCTTCGCGGACGCGTTACCACCAAAGAGCCCAACTTCTTTGTAGAACTGGTGGATGAGCGACAAACGGTAATACGTACACTACGAAACACGGCCACTTATGAGTTCAAGAACCTAAAACCGGCCAAGTACCGGCTTCGGCTCATTATCGACCGAAACAACAATGGGAAATGGGATACCGGGCGGTACGATCAGCGTCTACAGCCCGAACCCATCTACTACTATCCCGGCGGCCTGATCAACGTGAAGCAAAACTTTGAATTGGAGGAGATCAACCTGAGCGATCAATAG
- a CDS encoding class I SAM-dependent methyltransferase, translated as MEELTTCPVCGGGAFTPYITCQDHLVSQQPFQIQRCEQCQLLFTNPRPTPDTIGSYYKSDAYISHDDTRQGLMDTVYRMVRSYTLQEKEKLIRRLAGRVGAMLDYGCGTGAFLAQCQEKGWTITGYEPDPDARRLAEQRTQTTVLKDLNDIQAVASLDVITLWHVLEHVPDLHSTLARLASSLRSGGALVIAVPNPESVDAKQYETNWAAYDVPRHLYHFTPKVLKALLGKHGLTLEQQLPMRFDAYYIAMLSTQHRDGKTNYLESLQQGWRSNASASRTGNYSSLTYVFRKP; from the coding sequence GTGGAAGAACTCACCACGTGCCCCGTCTGTGGAGGCGGGGCATTTACACCATACATTACTTGCCAGGATCATCTGGTCAGCCAGCAACCCTTCCAGATTCAGCGCTGCGAGCAGTGCCAGTTGCTCTTCACTAACCCGCGTCCTACACCCGACACTATCGGCTCGTATTACAAATCGGACGCTTACATTTCACACGACGATACCCGCCAAGGGCTGATGGACACCGTGTACCGAATGGTGCGTTCCTACACCTTGCAGGAGAAAGAAAAGCTGATTCGTCGGCTTGCCGGTAGGGTAGGGGCTATGCTTGATTATGGCTGCGGCACGGGTGCCTTCCTAGCACAATGCCAGGAAAAAGGCTGGACAATCACCGGTTACGAACCCGACCCGGATGCTCGCCGTCTCGCTGAGCAACGTACCCAAACGACCGTCTTAAAAGACCTTAATGACATACAGGCCGTTGCAAGCCTCGACGTTATTACGTTGTGGCACGTGCTGGAACACGTGCCTGATCTTCACAGTACACTTGCCCGTTTGGCATCATCGCTACGGTCAGGAGGTGCTTTGGTGATCGCAGTGCCTAATCCAGAATCGGTTGATGCGAAGCAATACGAGACAAATTGGGCTGCCTACGACGTACCCAGACACCTGTACCATTTCACGCCAAAAGTCCTGAAAGCGTTGCTCGGGAAGCACGGTCTTACACTGGAACAACAATTACCCATGCGTTTCGATGCCTACTACATAGCCATGTTGAGCACGCAGCATCGAGACGGGAAAACCAATTATCTTGAAAGCCTGCAACAAGGCTGGCGATCCAATGCGTCGGCTAGTCGCACCGGCAATTACTCAAGCCTGACTTATGTATTCAGAAAACCCTAA
- a CDS encoding DUF4175 family protein encodes MATSSFAAIMQQIDEYKRRYFQNKLIKGSLLFVGLLLATYLLINTLEYYGRFSTPVRATLFFGFVGLFLAGAYGYIIQPLLGLYGLRKPISDEVAAQQIGQFFPEIGDKLLNTLQLRQLTNDQSDLLRASIEQRSSQLLITRFSSAIQLNKNQRFLKFALAPALIIGGILLVYPAFFTKSSTRLVQYNREFVEEAPFQFVLDSKRLQAFRNEDFTLKLHLEGDAIPQTVYLLLNDTRFKLDNVGKNTYAYTFDNVQRDLDFKLEAAGFSSPSYELELLDRPSVLSFDVFLTYPAYLGKPAEQLSNVGNLLVPEGTSIRWKFLADHADSLAVRFVPGNTVRAQETETNAFGLTHRATQSGTYSLNLMNSHARNGGDLTYAIQVIPDRYPQISLQKTQDSVAYNFIGLYGLITDDYGFSNLKLVATVTRAGSPAKQTFTRPISINTGTTSQNYVYNWALDSLKLQPSDKIDYYVQVADNDGVHGPKTTRSAVMTFAVPSVDQLQKQVDQSAEKTEQQMQEALNTAQQIKKELNELEERLRTKKSSDFQDKKQLQDILQKREELMQEIEKLQQQFQKTQDTQQRMNPQQQESLKQKMEQLQKLLENMVDPESKKLYEELKQMMEKKQDERASELMNKLNRKERNLEKELDRALKMFKQMQQNQKFENAIKQLEQQADKQDKLAEQNAKEEAKKDPADLEKQKQEQQKAEEDFKKLMEQLEKMQQEAEKEKLQAPDKQENEQSEIQKQMEQSKQELDKKDQKNASKSQQKTSKSMRNMAKSMSESMEGMDMKSMSENLDDLRNLLDNLISLSFSQERLMRDFRSMSLQDPRVLKLSQEQVRLQDNAKVIEDSLNSLAKREPQIQSFVTRELTNMRYYMDESSRFLKERKLSYASARQQSAMTSINNLSLMLNDAFKQMQDQMNAMSMPGSGKSKGKSKGSQPMPGIGEQQQQLNERMQQLSQSGKSGRALSEELSQLAAEQSALRDMLKQLQEKAKGTEAGKSQAQQVEDLQKKMEETETDLVNKRLNPSVINRQKDVLTRLLESEKALRQQEEDPKRQAEAAKQQKVSQPSFVLPDSQNRSRQVEALRTVSPAYNLFYKRESNRYLQKLTK; translated from the coding sequence ATGGCTACTTCATCTTTTGCTGCGATTATGCAGCAGATCGACGAATATAAACGTCGGTACTTTCAGAATAAGCTGATCAAAGGCTCCCTGCTTTTCGTCGGCTTACTGCTGGCAACGTACCTGCTTATTAACACCCTGGAATACTACGGGCGCTTCAGTACGCCCGTTCGCGCTACGCTGTTTTTTGGCTTCGTAGGCCTTTTTCTGGCTGGTGCTTACGGCTATATCATTCAGCCGCTGTTGGGCTTGTATGGGCTACGTAAACCAATCTCCGACGAAGTAGCGGCCCAACAGATCGGGCAGTTTTTTCCCGAGATTGGCGACAAGCTGCTGAACACACTTCAGCTACGGCAGTTGACCAATGATCAAAGCGATCTGCTGCGGGCCAGTATCGAGCAGCGATCGAGTCAGCTGTTGATTACCCGGTTTTCGTCGGCTATTCAGCTCAACAAGAATCAGCGCTTCTTAAAGTTTGCGTTGGCCCCCGCTCTGATCATCGGTGGCATCTTATTGGTGTACCCAGCCTTCTTTACAAAGAGTTCGACGCGGTTGGTTCAGTATAACCGCGAGTTTGTTGAAGAGGCACCTTTTCAGTTTGTGCTCGACTCAAAACGGCTTCAGGCATTTCGGAACGAAGATTTTACATTAAAGCTTCATTTGGAAGGCGACGCTATCCCGCAGACGGTTTATCTGCTCTTAAATGACACGCGCTTCAAGCTCGACAACGTTGGTAAGAACACATATGCCTACACGTTCGACAACGTACAGCGTGATCTTGACTTCAAACTGGAAGCCGCTGGATTCAGCTCACCCAGCTACGAACTCGAACTGCTTGACCGGCCGTCGGTCTTGTCGTTTGACGTTTTCTTAACGTACCCAGCCTATCTGGGCAAACCCGCTGAACAACTGTCGAACGTTGGCAATCTGTTGGTGCCGGAAGGCACGTCGATCCGTTGGAAGTTCCTGGCCGATCATGCCGACTCGTTGGCGGTACGTTTCGTACCAGGTAACACGGTGCGCGCTCAGGAAACGGAGACTAATGCGTTCGGGCTTACGCACCGTGCCACTCAGTCAGGTACGTATTCGCTGAACCTGATGAACAGCCACGCCCGTAATGGGGGAGACCTGACCTATGCGATTCAAGTTATCCCGGATCGGTATCCACAGATCAGTTTGCAGAAAACGCAGGATTCCGTTGCCTACAATTTTATTGGGCTTTACGGCCTTATTACCGACGACTATGGCTTCTCGAATTTGAAATTAGTCGCTACGGTTACGCGGGCAGGTTCACCCGCGAAGCAGACGTTTACACGGCCTATCTCGATCAATACAGGCACCACGTCGCAGAATTACGTTTACAACTGGGCATTAGATAGCCTGAAGCTTCAGCCTAGCGACAAGATTGATTACTACGTGCAGGTGGCCGATAATGACGGCGTACATGGTCCTAAAACGACCCGTTCGGCCGTTATGACCTTCGCCGTGCCTTCAGTCGATCAGTTGCAAAAACAGGTTGATCAGTCTGCCGAAAAAACAGAGCAACAGATGCAGGAGGCGCTCAACACAGCTCAACAGATCAAGAAAGAATTGAACGAGTTGGAAGAGCGGCTTCGCACGAAGAAATCGTCTGATTTTCAGGACAAAAAGCAGCTACAGGATATTCTTCAGAAACGTGAGGAGTTGATGCAAGAGATTGAAAAGCTACAGCAGCAATTCCAGAAAACGCAGGATACGCAGCAACGCATGAATCCACAGCAACAGGAAAGCCTGAAGCAGAAGATGGAACAGTTGCAGAAGTTGCTGGAAAACATGGTTGACCCTGAATCGAAAAAGCTATACGAAGAGCTTAAGCAGATGATGGAGAAAAAGCAGGACGAGCGCGCTTCGGAGTTAATGAACAAATTGAATCGGAAGGAACGCAACCTCGAAAAAGAGCTTGACCGTGCCCTCAAGATGTTCAAGCAGATGCAACAGAATCAGAAGTTTGAGAACGCGATCAAACAACTTGAACAGCAGGCCGATAAGCAGGATAAACTGGCTGAGCAAAACGCGAAGGAGGAAGCAAAGAAAGATCCGGCCGACTTGGAGAAGCAGAAGCAAGAGCAACAGAAGGCAGAGGAGGACTTTAAAAAGCTGATGGAACAGCTCGAGAAAATGCAGCAGGAAGCCGAGAAAGAGAAACTTCAGGCTCCCGATAAGCAGGAAAATGAGCAGTCAGAAATCCAGAAGCAGATGGAGCAATCGAAGCAGGAGCTGGATAAAAAGGATCAAAAGAACGCGTCAAAATCACAGCAGAAAACGTCGAAATCGATGCGCAATATGGCCAAGTCGATGTCGGAGTCGATGGAAGGCATGGACATGAAGAGCATGTCGGAGAACCTGGATGACCTGCGCAATTTGCTCGACAACCTGATCTCACTTTCCTTTTCGCAAGAGCGGCTGATGCGTGATTTCCGGAGCATGAGCCTGCAAGATCCGCGGGTGCTCAAGCTGTCGCAGGAACAGGTCCGTTTGCAGGATAACGCCAAAGTCATTGAAGACAGCTTGAACTCATTGGCTAAACGCGAGCCGCAAATTCAGTCTTTTGTGACGCGCGAACTCACCAATATGCGCTATTACATGGATGAGAGTTCACGTTTCCTGAAGGAGCGTAAGTTGAGTTATGCCTCTGCCCGTCAGCAATCGGCTATGACGTCGATTAACAACTTGTCCTTGATGTTGAATGATGCCTTCAAGCAAATGCAGGATCAGATGAACGCTATGTCAATGCCGGGCTCTGGTAAAAGCAAGGGGAAAAGCAAAGGTAGTCAGCCAATGCCGGGCATCGGTGAGCAGCAACAACAGCTGAATGAACGCATGCAGCAGCTATCACAAAGTGGCAAATCGGGGCGTGCTTTGTCTGAGGAATTATCTCAATTGGCCGCTGAGCAAAGTGCATTGCGTGATATGTTGAAGCAGTTGCAGGAAAAGGCGAAAGGAACCGAAGCAGGCAAATCGCAGGCTCAGCAAGTCGAAGATTTGCAGAAGAAAATGGAGGAGACCGAAACTGATTTGGTTAATAAGCGGCTAAACCCATCGGTCATCAACCGGCAAAAAGATGTCCTGACCCGCCTGCTTGAATCGGAGAAAGCGTTGCGCCAACAAGAAGAGGATCCAAAACGTCAGGCAGAAGCGGCTAAACAACAGAAAGTTAGTCAGCCTTCGTTTGTGTTGCCCGACTCACAGAATCGTTCTCGTCAAGTTGAAGCATTGCGAACTGTTTCACCAGCTTATAACTTATTCTATAAGCGTGAGTCGAACCGTTATTTGCAAAAGCTCACCAAGTGA
- the mnmG gene encoding tRNA uridine-5-carboxymethylaminomethyl(34) synthesis enzyme MnmG, whose translation MFNTYDVIVVGAGHAGCEAAHAAGTMGSSVLLITMNMQTIAQMSCNPAMGGVAKGQIVREIDALGGQSGIISDKTMIQFRMLNRSKGPAMWSPRCQSDRMLFAQEWRDTLERNPNVDFWQDTVNEILVKDGRVTGVKTAMGVEIMAKTVVLTNGTFLNGRMFIGEKTFGGGRTGERSATGLTEQLVQLGFESGRMKTGTPPRIDGRSLDYSRMEEQPGDEIPGKFSYTDTVPLTKQRSCWITYTEQGVHDVLKEGFEQSPMFTGRIKGLGPRYCPSIEDKINRFADKDRHQIFVEPEGWNTVEVYVNGFSTSLPEVIQYRALTKIAGFENAKMFRPGYAVEYDFFPPTQLKPTLETHIVANLFFAGQINGTTGYEEAACQGLMAGINAHQNAHEEKPFTVGRSEGYIGVLIDDLITKGTEEPYRMFTSRAEFRTLLRQDNADLRLTEKGYSIGLASEDRVERTRAKQAAVESLRQELRDIKLRPDEVNGWLESKNSSALREKAPLYNLVKRPELDTDDIAELIEMAYEKTDGAAAVLLSRDVLEQTVIEVKYDDYLARERENAAKLSRWENLDIPGTFDFDKVKALSFEGREKLKKLRPNTIGQATRISGVSPSDISILLVYMGR comes from the coding sequence ATGTTCAATACGTACGATGTCATCGTAGTAGGAGCAGGGCATGCCGGTTGTGAAGCTGCTCATGCCGCGGGAACCATGGGTTCTTCGGTGCTTCTGATTACCATGAACATGCAAACCATCGCACAGATGTCGTGTAACCCCGCTATGGGTGGAGTTGCCAAAGGACAAATCGTGCGAGAGATTGATGCCCTCGGCGGACAGTCAGGTATTATCAGCGACAAAACGATGATTCAGTTTCGCATGCTGAATCGGTCAAAAGGGCCTGCCATGTGGAGCCCGCGTTGTCAAAGCGACCGGATGCTGTTTGCGCAGGAATGGCGCGATACGCTCGAACGAAACCCGAACGTCGATTTTTGGCAGGATACGGTCAACGAAATTCTCGTTAAAGATGGCCGCGTGACTGGCGTGAAAACGGCAATGGGTGTCGAGATTATGGCCAAAACAGTTGTGCTCACCAACGGTACATTTCTGAACGGACGCATGTTCATCGGCGAAAAAACGTTTGGTGGCGGCCGTACAGGCGAACGGTCAGCAACTGGTTTAACGGAGCAGTTAGTTCAACTAGGCTTCGAATCAGGCCGGATGAAAACCGGAACGCCCCCTCGAATTGACGGCCGAAGCCTCGATTATAGCCGTATGGAAGAACAGCCGGGCGACGAAATTCCCGGCAAATTTTCTTACACGGATACTGTACCACTGACCAAACAACGGTCGTGTTGGATCACCTATACCGAACAAGGTGTACATGACGTACTGAAAGAAGGCTTCGAACAATCGCCCATGTTTACCGGGCGAATCAAGGGTTTAGGGCCGCGTTATTGCCCATCAATCGAAGACAAAATCAATCGCTTTGCAGACAAAGATCGCCATCAGATCTTCGTGGAACCCGAAGGCTGGAACACGGTCGAGGTTTATGTAAACGGGTTTTCGACCTCATTGCCGGAGGTGATACAGTACAGGGCGTTAACGAAAATCGCCGGATTTGAGAATGCAAAAATGTTCCGACCGGGCTATGCAGTCGAGTATGATTTCTTCCCACCGACTCAACTCAAGCCCACACTCGAAACACATATCGTTGCGAATCTCTTCTTTGCCGGGCAGATTAACGGAACAACGGGCTACGAAGAAGCGGCTTGCCAAGGCTTGATGGCTGGCATCAATGCACATCAAAATGCGCATGAAGAAAAGCCCTTCACAGTAGGCCGGTCAGAAGGGTACATCGGGGTGTTGATCGACGATCTGATTACAAAAGGGACCGAAGAGCCATACCGCATGTTCACATCGCGCGCTGAATTCCGCACCCTGCTGCGGCAAGACAATGCCGACCTGCGACTGACGGAAAAAGGTTACAGTATCGGCTTAGCCAGTGAAGACCGGGTGGAACGTACCCGGGCTAAACAGGCAGCAGTTGAGTCGCTAAGACAAGAACTGCGCGACATCAAACTTCGGCCCGACGAAGTCAACGGCTGGCTGGAAAGTAAAAACTCGTCGGCTCTTCGCGAAAAGGCACCGCTTTACAATCTGGTTAAGCGCCCAGAACTCGACACCGACGACATCGCGGAATTGATTGAGATGGCCTACGAAAAAACAGATGGAGCCGCAGCGGTCTTGCTTTCACGCGACGTTTTGGAACAAACGGTCATCGAAGTGAAGTACGACGATTATCTGGCCAGAGAACGTGAGAACGCGGCCAAGCTCAGTCGCTGGGAAAACCTGGACATACCAGGTACGTTCGACTTTGACAAAGTGAAAGCCTTGTCTTTTGAAGGGCGTGAAAAACTAAAAAAGCTTCGACCCAACACCATCGGTCAGGCTACCCGGATTAGTGGCGTCAGCCCATCCGACATTTCCATTTTGTTAGTTTACATGGGTCGTTGA